The Lycium ferocissimum isolate CSIRO_LF1 chromosome 8, AGI_CSIRO_Lferr_CH_V1, whole genome shotgun sequence DNA segment TGTGAATTGTTGCATGTGAGACTGACCCTTGAGGACCTTGATGCTGTCCTTTGAGAGGCGATGGGGAGGGATAATCGTGATATCGTCACGTGCAAGTGATGGCCCTCCACGGTCATATGCCTTCTCAGCTTTCGAGGACTTATCAGGCTTCCGAGCAGCTATTGAGCGCTCGGGATGGACTTTTCTGTGGAACATTTGTAGGATCTGCATAACTTGCAGTATTTAGTTGGATCCTAACAAAATGTATTTGGAAATACAACTAACAATATACCTGAATTAGTGAGTGTACTTTCTCCTAAGTCCATTGAAAGCgttaaattttaaatacaatGACCTTCATTCTGTCTGTTTTGCTTTAATGTTGAGTATTCTGATGCCTTTTTGCCTGAGGGTTTTGGAAATCTAAAAGTGCTGTGTCTTTAATGATGTTCTGCTGCATCTTACTTGAAAGATTTCGATTTCTGAACGTACTGTGCCATTAGGTCCTATTATACCGACTTATTTGCACAACAGTGTATTAATTGCCAAAAGAATATGGTGGCATTTCATGTGCCAAAAATGGATATGAGTGGTAAGAATGTTTTCGCATTTATAGAAGTCAGATCATTTAGTTGTTATTTGTGGAAGAGAAGACGACGAATGAACTTTTGTCAACTTGTTACAGAGATTTACTTTCCTTTCACAGGATATTGTCAAAAAGTACTATTAGTTCCGAGCaatttgatgttattgatcAAACAGCTTTATGTGATGATACAAATTAAATCCCCTTCATCTCAAAGCTTAGATGATCATGAACTTAGCAGTTATCTATGTTTATTTTTAACCAGCTATAAAGGAAAAGGTTATCCTTTACCTAGAGAAGGACCAAAGTACCTACCTTATGGAGTTTTGGCTCTGCTGAAGTTGAATCAACATTTCCCCCAGAAGATACTGAGTGTCGGGAGGAAGCATGAAGCATCTTTTTCTTCAGTAATTTTTTCATGATGTGCACAGCAGATTTATCAGAATCCTTATCTATTCGCTTCTCAGATTTAGCTCCATAGTTTTCTTCTGCTAGTTTAGTTTTCTGAAAGAGCTCACCAAGTGAAGGCCTACGTTCTTTCTTATCAGAAGCAGAAGCAGGAGTTGTCTCTGGCAATCCAACAGTTGATCCAAACAGATAGCCTTGAAGTGGACAGATTGTTGTTCCATTTCCATTGTTCTCTGTAGTTTCCAATTGCTTGCCACTTAGTGTAATGGTGCTACCTGTTgaatatataattaagtaaatacaAGTGTACACTCTCTATTAGTTATGTAATTACACAAACATACCATGGCTGCTTCTCCCGGTGCTAACGTGGCTGCTTCTCCCGGTGCTAACATAGCTGTTTCTTCCTGAAGAAAGATTACAAGCATCATCTTTATTAGCTTCAGCTCCCAGCACCTTCTCCAATTCATCATTGATCAGCTTCAGTTCATTTTCTGTCACTTCAGTGTCTTTTTCAGCTATATTTTCCACGGAGATGGAAAATGTTGGTGTCGAGGGATCATCAAGAGTACCAAGTGTACCAATTGCAAGGAACCCATGGAAGAGCTCAGAAAGAGCAGCAGATGACTCTTCTGAGAGATCGTCCTCTGCCCTTGCTGCTGCCTCTAGACCAGCAAATGATTTTCTCAGGTGATTGTCTCTTTGGCCTTTGCTCAACGACTTAttgtagaaatttgattttggGTAGCCTTGTAAATCATCCAATGATGGCTGCCCAGTAAGACAAGTACAAGGATTCCCTGACACAATAAATGTCACCTTTAATCTGCCTGCTCTTACTAGTATGCATGGCAGGAAATTTGGAACATACAGAAAAACTTACCTACAGAAAAATCCTTTAGTGGTTCACTGCTGTTCTGTCGAAACTTACGATGCATCCAACCGAGTAACTGCAAAAATTTAAAGGAGGATGAGGATATATTGCTACAATTATGGATCAGAAAATAAGTCTTAGTTTACTTTAACAGAACATTGGTTACCTTCATTTTGGGAATAGCTGCACTGATTGATCTTAATGTGAGGAACAAAAGAACTGAAGTTTTGATTAATTTGTGTGcgttatgttatatataaagAGTCTATTGTCAAGTTGGCATAGAACGCCTCGGGTACAGCTTTAGGAAGCATGCATGAAGTCACAAAGTTTAGGCCAACTgtttattctttcttttaatCCTTCAGGGTAAAAATGTGTGGCAAAGTGTTGTAGTTCCCCTTTGACCCTTTGGTGTGTAAATTTCACTCAACATTTAActgtaattttaattttaattctatttggcgCAAGCTTGATTATGGTATGTATCATCCGATCATCCTTACATATTGTTTTGACAAATCACAAATGTCGACTGAAAGATTTTGCGTCTTAAATTCCAGTGTTATGAGATGATGTGTTTCTCAGGCACATCTCTTTGTATGCATGTAATTGTTCATTCAGATTTGTCATCCCATGCACAGATATGTCTGCATGATtattagattattttttttaactaaaaatacAGTTTTCAACTTATCTCAATTGTGCTGAATGATCAGGCTCCTTAAATtataagaaagagaaagatatTAGTAATTGGTTGGTAGCAGTTCAGATATGATAGGACAAGATGGAAGATATGATCAGTCATTTATTTACTTTATCAGAGGAGATTAGTTTTCCGTAACTAGTATTCGTAACCACGCGATGCGCGtcgatattaaaaaaatcataaaaatttatTAACTTTAATAACGGTTTATCATTTCAATAACGGTATTTTTAGTTTTCAATTCAAAGTTAAATTCAAATCGACTCCGcaatttttgaaaactaatTATCTTGCAAATGAAATATAAACCCTTTAAATTATGGCATTTGGTTAATAAATAACTCATTTTTTAGAAGATACCTTTTAGTTTTCAAAGCCCTTTTACTACAATAGTGATAATCTGTAATACAATTTTTGACACAATTCTTAGTACGTctcctttttatatttatatagaaGATAGTAGATTAATATGTAATAAAACTTTCATCGTGAGATTGACCGAATTTGAGATTTGAATTAGTTATTCTTCATTTCCAAATTTACACAATTAATCTAATACTTAAAAAGAGACATATCTCCAATAGAAAATCTACCAAATTAGGTGAGTACATTTAATAATGtcacttaatttctttttaaattaagacaaatagaatttgttgccaagtggcttgttcaaATTACGCCACTTAGCTTAATATCAAGCTAGACTACCCTCcctttacatatatataagtatacgtacccgcgcgatgcgcggtgAATATTAACTATTTAATTTTATACTCAATCTTTTTATATATGCTTAAGTcttatttctctatatttctacATTAAAGTTTTCTATGTTTTTATTCCTTGTTTATCGTTATAGGTAATATATTTATTACTTGGTATCATTACATTGCCAAGACTTAAAATTCTTTTGTTGTTCAatatttcgtatttttaacTTTATCTATTATAGTTTCTGTAACGTGATTTTATCTATAATATAACTTTTCTAAtgataattcaaaaaaaaaaaatcatctcaTATTCAAATAAATCTTATCCAAATATATCTAcactattaaaaaaaacttaGAAAATTTCTCTTTTCTACGACTTTTGTGTGTTGTCATTGCAATATCCATTATTTAATATTGTTCCACTAACATGTGACTTCGTATCAGATTGTCTTTTGTTCACTTCTCTCTATTTAATATAGTTATAACATAGATTCTCTTACTCTCTATGTGTTgatattaagctagactactctccttatatatatatatatatatatatatatatatatatatatatatatatatatatattaacaaaTCTACAACTATGTGTTGATAATATCGTATGAGTATATTACGTGAgtccattattattattagtagtagtagtagtagtagtactagtagattattaaattaggtaatattttgaactacatctaataatttcttctataattaatgcaaatagaatttattgccaagtggcttattcatattacgccacttggcttaatattaagctagactactctccttatatatatatatatatatatatatagattattattattattattattaattattaatattattattattagtagtagattattaaattaggtaatattttgaactacaattaataacttctttaataattaatgcaaatagaatttgttgccaagtggcttgttcatattaaGCCACTTgacttaatattaagctagactactctccttttatatagatatagattgttgttattattattattattattattattattattattattattattattattattattattattatctaatatagtttcttcaAAAGAGCTTTAACTTACTTGTTCGAGACCTATTTTCTCAAAGTATACCCATTCGTAAATTGTTCGggctcaatttcagaatcgtCCATTTATTAAGCNNNNNNNNNNNNNNNNNNNNNNNNNNNNNNNNNNNNNNNNNNNNNNNNNNNNNNNNNNNNNNNNNNNNNNNNNNNNNNNNNNNNNNNNNNNNNNNNNNNNATGGagccttcttaacacttgtttagcacctcattaaaaatctaagggatgttataactcttctccaaaacatcattaagtcatcattaattcggtactcgtaaatcctttccgatacataacgtgtACCTTGCCTTCtttggcaactttcttctcttacttcgaatgtctttgaaatctcaattagggtcatcaaatgctatttattacttatcgaaacattgCATACTTtgtacccttcgttagtctatttactgtgcaacaacggaaaatttttccgaggtgtaacaataactTTTCTaatgataattaaaaaaaaatcatctcaTATTCAAAC contains these protein-coding regions:
- the LOC132067312 gene encoding protein LAZY 1-like produces the protein MKLLGWMHRKFRQNSSEPLKDFSVGNPCTCLTGQPSLDDLQGYPKSNFYNKSLSKGQRDNHLRKSFAGLEAAARAEDDLSEESSAALSELFHGFLAIGTLGTLDDPSTPTFSISVENIAEKDTEVTENELKLINDELEKVLGAEANKDDACNLSSGRNSYVSTGRSSHVSTGRSSHGSTITLSGKQLETTENNGNGTTICPLQGYLFGSTVGLPETTPASASDKKERRPSLGELFQKTKLAEENYGAKSEKRIDKDSDKSAVHIMKKLLKKKMLHASSRHSVSSGGNVDSTSAEPKLHKILQMFHRKVHPERSIAARKPDKSSKAEKAYDRGGPSLARDDITIIPPHRLSKDSIKVLKGQSHMQQFTLDGDINENRECWIKTDADYLVLEL